One region of Halomicrobium sp. LC1Hm genomic DNA includes:
- a CDS encoding winged helix-turn-helix transcriptional regulator: protein MGLDRLAEQVEKERRDLQILEAVIEHGPIGIASLAEVAEIPEHKVRYSLRMLENDELVQPTPEGAVPADDIEARIATMNQGLERLRDRTETLKAIFDEE from the coding sequence ATGGGACTGGACCGACTGGCCGAGCAGGTCGAGAAAGAACGGCGTGACCTCCAGATTCTCGAAGCCGTCATCGAACACGGTCCGATCGGGATCGCCAGCCTCGCCGAGGTGGCCGAGATCCCCGAGCACAAGGTGCGGTACTCGCTTCGGATGCTCGAAAACGACGAGCTCGTCCAGCCGACGCCAGAGGGCGCGGTTCCCGCCGACGACATCGAAGCGCGGATCGCGACGATGAACCAGGGGCTAGAGCGACTGCGCGACCGGACCGAGACGCTGAAGGCGATTTTCGACGAGGAGTGA
- the crcB gene encoding fluoride efflux transporter CrcB, with product MSESTTHHTVETLALVGVGGFGGAIARYVAGQFVAGPAGTMLVNTVGSFALGVLVYEAVHLGRLSSAARLTATTGFLSSFTTYSTFAVETAGLAPAWALANVAGSYALGLAGVLAGRTLVRRTGRRGE from the coding sequence ATGTCAGAGAGCACCACACACCACACGGTCGAAACGCTCGCCCTCGTCGGCGTCGGCGGGTTCGGCGGTGCGATCGCTCGATACGTCGCCGGGCAGTTCGTCGCCGGCCCCGCCGGGACGATGCTCGTCAACACCGTCGGGAGTTTCGCGCTCGGCGTCCTCGTCTACGAGGCCGTCCACCTGGGACGGCTCTCCAGCGCGGCGCGGCTGACCGCGACGACCGGCTTCCTCTCGTCGTTTACCACGTACAGCACCTTCGCTGTCGAGACGGCCGGCCTGGCTCCGGCGTGGGCGCTCGCGAACGTCGCCGGGAGCTACGCGCTGGGTCTTGCTGGCGTGCTCGCCGGGCGCACGCTCGTCCGCAGAACCGGCCGGAGGGGTGAGTGA
- a CDS encoding carboxypeptidase regulatory-like domain-containing protein — protein sequence MFVELWRDDRAIEGLPIRLVIALVVGVASLSVMMNTISGLDTMTVSELDVDPSKEVVGEGETDVTLTVVDPDGQPVSDATVVVTGGTATLNGAVTATTNSGGNATVTITPQLGPNQQEGTVTIDVKPPASGGYSDRRRNTRILVVEDGG from the coding sequence ATGTTCGTGGAACTGTGGCGCGACGACCGGGCCATCGAAGGACTGCCGATCAGACTCGTCATCGCCCTCGTCGTCGGCGTCGCGAGCCTGAGCGTCATGATGAACACCATCTCGGGACTGGACACGATGACCGTCAGCGAACTCGACGTCGACCCCTCGAAGGAGGTGGTCGGAGAGGGCGAGACGGACGTGACGCTCACGGTCGTCGACCCGGACGGCCAGCCGGTCTCGGACGCGACGGTCGTCGTCACCGGTGGCACCGCGACGCTGAACGGTGCGGTGACCGCGACGACGAACTCCGGAGGCAACGCCACCGTCACGATCACGCCGCAGTTGGGGCCAAACCAGCAGGAGGGGACGGTGACGATCGACGTGAAACCCCCCGCCAGCGGCGGGTACAGCGACCGGCGGCGCAACACCCGAATCCTCGTCGTCGAGGACGGCGGCTAG
- the crcB gene encoding fluoride efflux transporter CrcB, which translates to MVGIEPAVLVGIGGALGALCRHSLATAVDREAIPLGTLTVNVVGSFVLGLVTLATPSESVALLVGVGVCGAFTTFSSFAVETVRLWESGRPLVAVGNAVANLVGALAAVGLAWLVLSL; encoded by the coding sequence ATGGTCGGCATCGAGCCCGCGGTGCTCGTCGGAATCGGCGGGGCGCTCGGCGCGCTCTGTCGTCACTCGCTGGCGACGGCCGTCGACCGGGAAGCGATCCCGCTGGGAACGCTGACCGTCAACGTCGTCGGGAGTTTCGTCCTCGGACTGGTCACCCTCGCCACACCGAGCGAGAGCGTCGCGCTGCTGGTCGGCGTCGGTGTCTGCGGAGCCTTCACGACGTTCTCGTCGTTCGCGGTCGAGACGGTCCGGCTGTGGGAATCGGGCCGCCCTCTCGTCGCGGTCGGCAACGCCGTCGCCAATCTCGTGGGCGCGCTCGCGGCCGTCGGTCTGGCGTGGCTCGTCCTCTCGCTGTGA